One Streptomyces sp. NBC_01217 genomic region harbors:
- a CDS encoding type II toxin-antitoxin system PemK/MazF family toxin — MTIQHRESSIDSPALFPGRTGPHATAEADPRDVGPVRTSYAPDRDGDPDPGEIVWTWVPFEENDGRGKDRPVLVVAREAAGTLLAVQLSSKQHDGDHEWVALGAGPWDSSGRPSWADLDRVLRVHEDGMRREACALDRDRFDRVTGRLRERYGWS; from the coding sequence ATGACCATCCAGCACCGTGAGAGCAGCATCGACAGCCCGGCCCTCTTCCCCGGCCGCACCGGCCCGCACGCCACGGCCGAGGCCGATCCGCGTGACGTGGGCCCCGTCCGCACCTCGTACGCCCCCGACCGGGACGGCGACCCCGATCCCGGCGAAATCGTCTGGACGTGGGTGCCGTTCGAGGAGAACGACGGGCGCGGCAAGGACCGCCCGGTTCTGGTGGTGGCCCGCGAGGCGGCGGGCACACTGCTCGCCGTACAGCTCTCCAGCAAGCAGCACGACGGGGATCACGAGTGGGTGGCGCTCGGGGCGGGACCGTGGGACAGCTCGGGGCGTCCGTCCTGGGCCGATCTGGACCGGGTGCTGCGGGTGCACGAGGACGGCATGCGGCGTGAGGCGTGCGCTCTGGACCGGGACCGGTTCGACCGGGTCACCGGCCGGCTGCGGGAGCGCTACGGCTGGAGCTGA
- a CDS encoding flotillin family protein — MPMVIGVTAGLVLAAIIVLIGLFKLMWRVAEPNEALVISGSKHKTEGLGQGMGFRIVTGHGTLVMPGVQAVRKMSLDLNETELSVDCVTHQGIPLRVRGVVIFKVGDDFVSIANAARRFLDQQKLMAERVHNVFAGHLRSIVGGLTVEDMIRDREKLTGQTRAACGTEMEKLGLIVDSLQIHEIEDPTGYIKNLAMPHAAAVQRDARIAQAEANRLATEAEQQAAARMSEATRDSEILQAGYQAERDKAAAKSRQAGPLADAAARQEVVVQETRVAELEAQRREQQLQADVRKPADAQAYEKRTLAEGERDARISAAEAQARETELAAVAEANRVKTAALAEAEATRAHGAAAATATRATGEAEAAASQARGLALAEATRAKGLAEAEAIKARAAALAENQEAVVAQQLAEKWPEIVQAGAGAFSSVDHMVLLNGADGMSEMFAKALTMGGTGLGLARQLLSTMSQDGPAEPVAKANGVVPAAPRGQRIPVTGGQEDGAPS, encoded by the coding sequence GTGTTGATCGGGCTGTTCAAGCTGATGTGGCGGGTGGCCGAGCCGAACGAGGCGCTGGTCATCTCCGGTTCCAAGCACAAGACCGAAGGTCTCGGGCAGGGCATGGGATTCCGGATCGTCACCGGTCATGGCACGCTCGTCATGCCCGGGGTCCAGGCGGTGCGGAAGATGTCCCTGGACCTCAACGAGACCGAGCTGTCGGTCGACTGCGTCACGCATCAGGGGATTCCGCTGCGGGTGCGGGGCGTTGTCATCTTCAAGGTCGGCGACGACTTCGTGTCGATCGCCAATGCGGCCCGCCGCTTCCTCGACCAGCAGAAGCTGATGGCGGAGCGGGTGCACAACGTGTTCGCCGGTCATCTGCGGTCCATCGTGGGCGGGTTGACGGTCGAGGACATGATCCGTGACCGGGAGAAGCTCACCGGGCAGACCAGGGCCGCGTGCGGGACCGAGATGGAGAAGCTCGGGCTGATCGTCGACTCGCTCCAAATCCATGAGATCGAGGACCCGACGGGCTACATCAAGAACCTGGCGATGCCGCACGCGGCGGCCGTGCAGCGCGACGCCCGGATCGCGCAGGCCGAGGCCAACCGACTGGCCACCGAGGCGGAACAGCAGGCCGCAGCCCGGATGTCGGAGGCGACCCGGGACAGCGAGATCCTGCAGGCCGGGTATCAGGCCGAGCGCGACAAGGCCGCGGCCAAATCGCGTCAGGCGGGCCCGCTGGCCGACGCGGCGGCGCGCCAGGAGGTCGTGGTCCAGGAGACCAGGGTCGCCGAGCTGGAGGCCCAGCGGCGTGAGCAGCAGTTGCAGGCCGATGTGCGCAAGCCCGCGGACGCCCAGGCGTACGAGAAGCGCACCCTGGCGGAGGGCGAGCGCGATGCCCGGATCTCGGCCGCGGAGGCGCAGGCACGGGAGACCGAGCTCGCCGCGGTCGCGGAGGCCAACCGGGTCAAGACGGCCGCTCTCGCGGAGGCCGAGGCGACGAGGGCGCACGGCGCCGCGGCGGCGACGGCGACCAGGGCGACGGGTGAGGCGGAGGCCGCCGCGTCCCAGGCAAGGGGGCTGGCGCTGGCCGAGGCGACCCGCGCCAAGGGTCTCGCCGAGGCGGAGGCGATCAAGGCCAGGGCCGCGGCCTTGGCGGAGAACCAGGAGGCGGTCGTCGCGCAGCAGCTGGCCGAGAAGTGGCCGGAGATCGTCCAAGCGGGTGCGGGTGCCTTCAGCAGCGTGGACCACATGGTGCTGCTGAACGGGGCCGACGGCATGTCGGAGATGTTCGCGAAGGCGCTGACGATGGGCGGCACGGGTCTGGGTCTGGCCCGGCAGCTGCTGTCGACGATGAGTCAGGACGGTCCGGCGGAACCGGTGGCCAAGGCCAACGGGGTCGTTCCGGCCGCCCCGCGGGGACAGCGGATACCGGTGACGGGCGGTCAGGAGGACGGCGCGCCTTCCTGA